The Hemibagrus wyckioides isolate EC202008001 linkage group LG25, SWU_Hwy_1.0, whole genome shotgun sequence genome has a segment encoding these proteins:
- the LOC131346085 gene encoding T-cell surface glycoprotein CD8 beta chain-like, whose translation MTTLFVALCVLFSLFTAVNSSDIKELHVRTVKSGEDVTMECNISSVTGKDKVVWFRQSSGKLPQYFARPYQVNSGYKFVEGFNDSRFSISVNDHKFDLNINKIREDDVGEYFCGEMEGPELKFTSGTRLQFEDKETTHRPTSGSTTENSTSSDDEGESCTANMRVFFWLSISRIGVLCVTVIILTICHKVLKSKSYT comes from the exons ATGACCACACTCTTTGTCgctctttgtgttcttttttctctcttcacagCTG TAAATTCTTCTGACATCAAGGAGCTTCATGTGAGAACAGTAAAGAGTGGAGAAGATGTAACTATGGAGTGTAACATTAGCAGTGTCACAGGGAAAGATAAAGTAGTTTGGTTCAGACAGAGTTCAGGAAAATTGCCTCAGTATTTTGCAAGACCATACCAGGTCAATTCAGGCTACAAATTTGTTGAGGGATTTAATGATAGTCGCTTCAGTATTAGTGTAAATGACCATAAATTTGATCTCAATATTAACAAAATAAGAGAAGATGATGTAGGAGAATATTTCTGTGGAGAAATGGAAGGACCTGAACTGAAGTTCACATCTGGAACACGGCTGCAATTTGAAG ataAAGAGACGACACACCGTCCTACATCTGGATCTACTACTGAAAATTCAACAAGCAGCGATGATGAAG GTGAGAGCTGTACTGCTAACATGCGTGTGTTCTTCTGGCTCTCCATTTCAAGAATCGGAGTTCTCTGTGTTACGGTTATTATCCTTACAATATGTCACAAGGTTTTAAAATCAAAATCTTATACTTGA